In one Culex quinquefasciatus strain JHB chromosome 2, VPISU_Cqui_1.0_pri_paternal, whole genome shotgun sequence genomic region, the following are encoded:
- the LOC6033172 gene encoding zinc finger FYVE domain-containing protein 26 homolog — protein sequence MDRFNEYWEQLSNKSDPIGKELISYYKTLHETEDGSHLSEHVCNFLLQNLLRNPYPTCQLLRLLATSRIPSKNSAIREVCDAGMVDFLESFSAEKGDKFYNLIANNLLSSGAIDQVVPAVLEMLGEGKVDRERLLLALVARRSQKLLKQFLREMEVPREVQFLMEVIDGKRHFVERILTEGGQIPFQDEFVRDYIRLFQVISEVNAGKAVEDVPAELVLPEGSALKMYHLELKRTQLLQKLFSGSLEDTLRMQDYAKESSVLALYLKQRKLIEPAGYEQLLEVIAENDRLNREILAGVEVDQPEDYKLLQMLILWKHVMEMIQLPPQLHTFEAILEIKTNAIRNTLKSVDDVQIFVELLESLLTLLFVRYEHLSQKSTTSGGFMCSPAVLEASLNCLEIVVTQRKHATNYVDASDHLKQRLADSLAIINDSLWRLSLFKEMSSTKDSQLQLTDAESANIILKLPDLVQDDEDRVFQSVDLDVPKRRHSKRHQRYSQPSSSGSTSHKLLTTQHSLPLPNKLPAATSSLSSLSVSKPKALFSKILGSPERLTTLCLVNKNLEAARAIVKTRNLTDTAIGQDLTFLDSFAQVQDKLTTLIANYDRMRSAPTSRDDPLQEIRSRTAIGFEASKIVSTVENFALGQRIEQSDDDRQLLEKYTGQYPFLRLFQSDSLKNIHAVDLLLGLPMSYDLNLALYNLVEKSVDGSDSGYAGFLKRLIDNMHQYKLSSDGRREVTFHELLSREVCSLDPAKLGAVLESRSQIGTLRSLEDVPPGGRWVVFRKVQRFVEQVEKLLKLHGEWDESFKSGDAIRQDLEAIVSRLVFAKGVALGQLEPMVAGTSSNLAHIIARNYVWGVGKSPRSDLGARAEVLEYVNGKNDLLGALLKQIVNGSGDHALLNNLNELPAVIACKDLYGNVTAAGLDYDRYGLELLDAIEDDLERLNYLELIEERVGHGDGDRIQELRHEIVSRLIESDRVDVPLQQIIMRTKDVRQQAEYLLRVINRFPNAHTIIQLIQTVQLSKEVSELPPQTQQSLAEWLSKLQVYIEVGQVLENDDWRSVQSLSESNKELVLYQLVQQNLYDLCSRWIRIHPLQFNEEDSRLLDVFTLALTKASRESDDCSALLEIIEGLPAERVVRFYETILLGVKSEAIIRHAIEYLERNGNNRKIYQKYRISLEIFAHLPVGSSERLWHLISRPLLIVEQFLMNSKLELLTAVMSSMRPLLVAGTVCQICFEQREYIRDLRRRISGSINLDSSHDDQFITNECVDSLLRIYAGKALDYRVSNDSATSGESMHDQSTDLSSLDSLCGAFVMPKEAPTKDGWVRDEDASHCMCCRRSVFSMLNRRHHCRRCGRVVCHGCSKKKLVIPELYEEVPVRACDDCVKQSQQAKLQVPAQNAGKVATGGGLNESTDEWQLTGNVRNDNILREEYSYEYAPSTSQCLAICNLHSQNDEISSFLLYHCVNLETLLRPIHPGYPNPEIDYALVARMLLNLTLVAKVRGLDFAEADKIKEHAEIILSMVKNDCEALLLQESMSSANLRKLRDALVRSEKWALALELSTKCGFATSGVMAAWGNTCLRAGCYETAREKLSHCLQRMSTDSDNSTILNCIESPETKLASYRTAIPLKRPSRSPPLLLEIISILESTAQAQPPEVIARASKIKSSNTSLASSGRIKNNAPLHEPALNVLNTLANLKHIAKGNFTDFLPERRALRTRDLKQPLPANSTDYLHGLDCIMSTWFFEESMFYLLSYGAHQDIVAFLVKHRQLLPAMKYVLMQHVDPEVFLQTILLPYIRRGKLETIIEVMGSMDETLLIWKNYIIHTCRYLEANRMLNCLYNLQLLLGDPIRASMTCVRFYSMDAKTFTDLEANTFHLKNSASHLEAELELCHWEEVTSNETPPQHSRSETHKSLLMKMDPKELNSHINTILRQLEVAKYLANCEAKGRDVIGLLLPKLFIETARIPTLFGNGHERLQLAVLVLICGKNVDEGFGLSYRIIQDFNLSSLRVYTLTAKFFINESRIDEVEKLLQAIAGNGGGGLSGDAADTAGFCDELIRNCVEMAIGAHGSSSHIKSALEALIKRVADVGTKIHCYCVTGQLKSAYLLANRTGRLSDVRKILRQAEVLNQGHVKRLCQAKLAGEGGSGGSGSAAMGRKSTG from the exons GAACTGATCAGCTACTACAAAACCCTGCACGAGACGGAGGATGGCTCGCACCTGTCCGAGCACGTGTGCAACTTCCTGCTGCAGAATCTGCTCCGCAATCCGTACCCCACGTGCCAGCTGTTGCGTCTGCTGGCCACGTCGCGCATTCCGAGCAAAAACAGCGCCATCCGGGAGGTGTGCGACGCCGGAATGGTCGACTTTCTGGAGAGCTTTAGCGCcgagaagggggacaagttttACAACCTGATTGCGAACAACCTGCTGTCGAGCGGGGCGATCGATCAGGTCGTTCCGGCGGTGCTGGAGATGCTGGGGGAGGGCAAGGTTGATCGGGAGCGGTTGCTGTTGGCGCTAGTGGCGCGGCGGTCGCAGAAGCTGTTGAAGCAGTTTTTGAGGGAGATGGAAGTGCCAAGGGAGGTGCAGTTTCTGATGGAGGTTATTGACGGGAAGCGGCACTTTGTGGAGAGGATTTTGACTGAAGGAGGGCAGATACCGTTTCAGGATGAGTTTGTACGGGATTACATCCGGTTGTTCCAGGTGATTTCTGAGGTGAATGCTGGGAAAGCGGTTGAGGATGTTCCTGCGGAGTTGGTTCTTCCCGAAGGGAGTGCACTTAAGATGTACCACCTTGAATTAAAGCGAACTCAGTTACTTCAGAAGTTGTTCAGTGGAAGCCTAGAAGACACTTTGCGGATGCAGGACTACGCAAAGGAATCATCCGTTTTGGCATTATACTTGAAGCAGAGGAAGTTGATTGAACCAGCCGGCTACGAGCAGTTGTTGGAAGTGATCGCGGAAAATGATCGTCTTAATCGGGAAATCCTGGCGGGAGTTGAAGTCGATCAACCGGAGGACTACAAACTGTTGCAGATGTTAATTCTTTGGAAGCACGTAATGGAGATGATTCAGCTCCCGCCGCAGTTGCACACCTTTGAGGCCATCTTAGAAATCAAGACAAACGCCATCCGGAACACGCTGAAATCCGTTGACGATGTGCAAATCTTCGTGGAACTGCTGGAGAGTCTCCTGACGTTGCTGTTTGTCCGTTACGAGCATTTATCGCAGAAGTCAACCACTTCCGGTGGGTTCATGTGCTCCCCAGCGGTTCTAGAAGCGAGCCTCAACTGTCTAGAGATCGTTGTGACCCAGCGAAAGCACGCTACCAACTACGTCGACGCGAGCGATCACCTGAAGCAACGACTGGCCGACTCTCTAGCCATTATCAACGACTCCCTGTGGAGACTGTCCCTGTTCAAGGAAATGTCCTCCACAAAAGACTCCCAACTGCAGCTAACCGATGCCGAGTCGGCCAACATCATCCTCAAGCTGCCCGATCTCGTCCAGGACGATGAAGATCGCGTGTTTCAAAGCGTCGATCTTGACGTCCCAAAGCGTAGACACTCAAAGCGCCACCAACGGTACTCCCAACCCTCGTCCAGCGGCTCCACCAGCCACAAACTCCTGACCACGCAGCACTCACTTCCACTCCCAAACAAACTGCCCGCCGCAACATCCTCGTTGAGTTCACTGTCCGTCTCCAAACCCAAAGCGCTCTTTTCCAAAATCCTCGGAAGTCCCGAACGACTAACCACCCTCTGTCTCGTAAACAAGAACCTCGAAGCGGCCCGCGCGATCGTCAAAACGCGCAACCTCACCGACACCGCGATCGGCCAAGACCTAACCTTCCTGGACAGCTTTGCCCAAGTGCAGGACAAACTTACCACTCTAATCGCCAACTACGATCGCATGCGGTCAGCACCAACCTCACGAGACGACCCGCTGCAGGAAATCCGCTCCCGAACAGCGATCGGCTTCGAGGCGTCCAAGATCGTCAGCACGGTGGAGAACTTTGCCCTCGGCCAGCGCATCGAGCAAAGCGACGACGATCGACAACTCCTGGAAAAGTACACCGGGCAGTACCCGTTTCTCCGGCTGTTTCAATCCGATTCACTGAAGAACATCCACGCGGTCGACCTGCTGCTCGGCCTACCGATGAGCTACGACCTCAACTTGGCGCTGTACAACCTGGTGGAGAAGAGTGTCGacggctccgactccgggtaCGCCGGCTTCCTGAAGCGCTTGATCGACAACATGCACCAGTACAAGCTGTCGAGTGACGGACGCCGCGAAGTCACCTTCCACGAACTGCTGAGCCGGGAAGTGTGCTCGCTCGATCCGGCAAAGTTGGGCGCGGTGCTGGAGTCGCGATCGCAGATCGGCACGTTGCGTTCGCTTGAGGATGTCCCGCCCGGGGGGCGTTGGGTCGTGTTCCGCAAGGTTCAACGGTTCGTGGAGCAGGTCGAGAAACTGCTGAAGCTGCACGGCGAGTGGGACGAGTCGTTCAAGTCGGGCGACGCGATACGGCAGGATTTGGAGGCGATCGTAAGCCGGTTGGTGTTTGCGAAGGGCGTTGCGTTGGGTCAGCTGGAGCCGATGGTCGCGGGGACGAGCTCAAATTTGGCGCACATCATCGCGCGGAACTACGTTTGGGGGGTGGGGAAATCGCCGCGGTCTGACCTCGGCGCTCGTGCGGAGGTGTTGGAGTACGTCAACGGGAAGAACGACCTGCTGGGAGCGCTGCTGAAGCAGATCGTTAATGGAAGTGGCGATCACGCGCTGCTTAACAACCTGAACGAGTTGCCTGCTGTGATCGCGTGCAAAGATCTGTACGGTAACGTGACTGCGGCTGGTTTGGACTATGACCGGTACGGGTTGGAGTTGCTGGATGCGATCGAGGACGATCTGGAACGGTTGAATTACCTTGAACTGATCGAGGAGCGTGTGGGTCATGGTGATGGTGATCGAATTCAAGAATTAAGACATGAGATCGTAAGCAGACTGATCGAGTCAGATCGGGTGGACGTCCCGCTACAGCAGATCATCATGCGTACGAAGGACGTTCGTCAACAGGCGGAGTATTTGCTACGGGTCATCAATCGCTTCCCGAACGCTCATACGATCATTCAACTGATTCAGACAGTTCAGCTGTCGAAAGAGGTCTCCGAGCTTCCTCCACAAACCCAGCAGTCGCTGGCAGAGTGGCTCAGCAAACTCCAAGTCTACATCGAGGTCGGCCAAGTTCTGGAAAACGACGACTGGCGATCGGTGCAGAGTCTCTCCGAGAGCAACAAAGAACTGGTCCTGTACCAGCTGGTTCAGCAAAACCTGTACGATCTCTGCTCACGCTGGATCCGCATCCACCCACTGCAATTCAACGAAGAAGACAGCCGGCTGCTGGACGTTTTCACCCTAGCACTCACGAAGGCCTCCCGCGAAAGCGACGATTGCTCGGCACTGCTGGAAATCATCGAAGGACTTCCGGCGGAACGGGTTGTGCGTTTCTACGAAACGATACTGCTGGGGGTGAAAAGCGAGGCGATCATCCGGCACGCGATCGAATATCTGGAACGGAACGGTAACAACCGGAAGATCTACCAAAAGTATCGAATTTCGCTGGAGATATTCGCCCATTTGCCGGTTGGGAGTTCCGAGCGCCTTTGGCACTTGATCAGTCGGCCTCTGTTGATCGTTGAGCAGTTTCTGATGAACTCCAAGCTGGAACTGCTGACTGCGGTGATGAGTTCGATGCGACCGCTGCTGGTGGCCGGCACCGTTTGTCAGATTTGCTTCGAGCAGCGCGAGTACATCCGGGACTTGCGTCGTCGTATCAGCGGTTCCATCAACCTGGACTCGAGTCACGACGACCAGTTCATTACGAACGAGTGCGTCGACAGTCTGCTGCGGATCTACGCCGGCAAGGCGTTGGACTATCGTGTTTCGAACGATTCGGCGACCTCGGGGGAGTCCATGCACGACCAGAGTACGGATCTGTCCTCGCTGGATTCGCTCTGCGGGGCGTTTGTGATGCCGAAGGAAGCTCCGACGAAGGATGGGTGGGTTCGGGACGAGGACGCCTCGCACTGTATGTGCTGCCGGAGGAGTGTCTTCTCGATGCTGAATCGACGCCATCACTGTCGGCGGTGTGGCCGGGTCGTGTGTCACGGTTGCTCCAAGAAGAAGCTGGTCATTCCGGAACTGTACGAGGAGGTACCTGTGCGAGCTTGTGACGACTGTGTCAAACAGAGCCAGCAGGCGAAACTTCAGGTTCCGGCGCAGAACGCGGGGAAGGTAGCGACAGGTGGCGGGTTGAACGAATCTACGGATGAGTGGCAGCTGACGGGCAATGTCCGGAACGATAATATTCTGAGAGAGGAGTACAGCTACGAGTACGCGCCGTCTACGAGCCAGTGTCTGGCGATCTGTAACTTGCACAGCCAGAACGATGAGATCTCTTCCTTCCTACTGTATCACTGCGTCAACCTGGAGACTCTGCTACGACCAATACATCCGGGCTATCCAAATCCGGAAATCGACTACGCACTTGTTGCAAGGATGTTGCTCAACCTAACCTTGGTGGCCAAAGTCCGCGGTCTTGACTTTGCGGAAGCGGACAAGATCAAGGAGCACGCCGAGATCATCCTTTCGATGGTGAAGAACGACTGCGAAGCCCTGCTCCTGCAAGAATCCATGAGCAGTGCCAACCTGCGCAAGCTTCGTGACGCCCTGGTCCGCTCGGAAAAGTGGGCCCTTGCGCTGGAGCTCTCCACAAAGTGCGGCTTCGCCACCAGCGGAGTTATGGCCGCCTGGGGAAACACCTGCCTCCGAGCGGGATGCTACGAAACGGCACGGGAAAAGTTATCCCACTGCCTGCAGCGGATGTCCACCGACTCCGACAACAGCACGATTCTGAACTGCATCGAATCTCCGGAAACCAAACTGGCCAGCTATCGGACGGCGATCCCGCTCAAGCGACCTTCGCGAAGTCCTCCTCTTCTGCTGGAGATCATCAGCATCCTGGAGTCGACGGCCCAGGCCCAACCTCCGGAGGTAATCGCGCGAGCCAGCAAGATCAAAAGCTCCAACACTTCGCTCGCGAGCAGTGGACGCATCAAGAACAACGCCCCACTGCACGAACCGGCACTAAACGTGCTGAATACGCTGGCGAATCTCAAGCACATCGCGAAAGGGAACTTCACCGACTTCCTCCCGGAACGGCGAGCACTGAGAACTCGCGACCTTAAGCAGCCACTTCCGGCCAACTCGACGGACTACCTTCACGGCCTAGATTGCATCATGAGCACGTGGTTCTTCGAAGAGTCCATGTTCTACCTGCTCAGCTACGGCGCCCACCAAGACATCGTCGCCTTCCTCGTCAAACATCGCCAGCTGCTCCCAGCGATGAAGTACGTCCTCATGCAGCACGTGGACCCCGAAGTCTTCCTCCAAACCATCCTCCTACCCTACATCCGTCGCGGCAAGCTCGAAACCATCATCGAAGTGATGGGCAGCATGGACGAAACCCTACTCATCTGGAAGAACTACATCATCCACACCTGTCGCTACCTCGAGGCGAACCGCATGCTCAACTGCCTCTACAACCTGCAACTCCTGCTCGGTGACCCGATCCGTGCCAGCATGACCTGCGTCCGCTTCTACTCCATGGACGCCAAAACCTTCACCGATCTCGAGGCCAACACGTTCCACCTCAAGAACAGCGCCTCCCACCTGGAAGCCGAACTCGAGCTGTGCCACTGGGAGGAGGTCACCAGCAACGAAACCCCGCCACAGCACAGTCGCAGCGAAACGCACAAGAGTCTGCTGATGAAGATGGACCCGAAGGAGCTCAACAGTCACATCAACACGATCCTGCGGCAGCTCGAGGTGGCCAAGTATCTGGCCAACTGCGAGGCCAAAGGGCGCGACGTGATTGGGCTGCTGCTCCCGAAG CTCTTCATCGAGACGGCACGCATTCCGACGCTGTTTGGGAACGGGCACGAGCGGCTGCAGCTGGCGGTGCTGGTGCTGATCTGCGGCAAGAACGTCGACGAGGGATTCGGGCTGTCGTACAG